One region of Bosea sp. 29B genomic DNA includes:
- a CDS encoding TetR/AcrR family transcriptional regulator has translation MSEEAAGRKRGRYAATDAKREGIVAAARAVFEREGLDGASLRAIAAEAGYTPAALYFHFDSKEALYAEVLGRSIATLQAAVDAAVAVAETPADHFRTAALAFFDFYAENPRDLDLGFYLFRGGMRPHGLGRERDRALNEALEATLAPIREAALVLGADAAQADLIMTDAFAHASGVLLLAHTRRIRMFGASPRRLMERHVETELDRLLRR, from the coding sequence GTGAGTGAAGAAGCAGCGGGCCGGAAGCGCGGTCGCTATGCCGCGACAGACGCAAAGCGCGAGGGCATCGTCGCCGCCGCGCGCGCCGTGTTCGAGCGCGAGGGACTGGACGGCGCCTCGCTGCGGGCGATCGCCGCCGAGGCCGGCTATACGCCGGCAGCGCTCTACTTCCATTTCGACTCGAAGGAAGCGCTCTATGCCGAGGTGCTCGGCCGTTCGATCGCGACCCTGCAGGCCGCCGTCGATGCGGCAGTCGCAGTCGCCGAGACGCCCGCAGACCATTTCCGCACCGCCGCCCTCGCCTTCTTCGACTTCTATGCGGAGAATCCGCGCGATCTCGACCTCGGCTTCTACCTGTTCCGTGGCGGCATGCGCCCGCACGGCCTCGGCCGCGAGCGTGACCGGGCGCTGAACGAGGCGCTGGAAGCGACCCTCGCGCCGATCCGCGAGGCGGCGCTCGTGCTCGGTGCCGATGCCGCGCAGGCCGACTTGATCATGACCGACGCCTTCGCCCATGCTTCCGGCGTGCTGCTCCTGGCGCATACACGGCGCATCCGCATGTTCGGCGCATCGCCGCGCAGGCTGATGGAACGCCATGTCGAAACCGAGCTCGACCGGCTCCTGCGGAGATGA